CCATATTTGCGCTCGGGGTGAGCGCGGCTGCGGCCATCATTGGCGTAAAGCACGCCATGACCGGCGGTAAAGACCTCATCCATGTATTTCTTGACGATCCACGGCGCGCCCATCCACCACCCCGGCATCTGATAGATTACGAGGTCGGCCCACAGGAAGTTCTGCACTTCTTCTTCAATGTCATAGCCTGAATCAATCTTTGTCTGCCGCAGGGCAAAACCTGCCGCCGCCAGCGTCTGTGCCGCGACAGCCTGCAAGGTGTCATTCAGGCGCCCGTGCGAATGGGCAAACTTTTTTCCGCCGTTCAGAAGAAGGATGTTTTTCATAATGTCCCGTCCTGCAATCACGCTCACTCCCGGCCCCGCGCGGGGCACGGATCATGACCGTATCCATCGCCTCATATCCGGCCATGAGGGATAGAGCCTGCTTGCGCACCAGACAACGGGCAACCGAAATCCCGCTCCGACAACGCGCCCGCAACACCGCTGACGTGTGAAAAAAAAGACAGAACTGGCAGACCTTTTTCCTGTTCTGCATGCCTGAAAGATCATCGCACAAAAAAAACCGGGGCCGCATTGCACGGCCCCGGTCGGGTCAGTCAGATGATGACAGATCCGGTCAGTTCACATTATCCAGCGCATAAACCACGAGGTCGTCAGTCACCGGCGTCATCATGAAGTGGTGGCCACCGGCCATGATGGCGACATACTGCTTGCCCTTGTATTCATACGTCATGGGCGTGGCCTGGCCGCCACCGGGCAGCACGTCGTTCCACACTTCCTTGCCGGTATGGATATCGAAGGCATGGATCATGTTATCGGTCGTGGCCGCAACAAAGATCAGCCCACCTGCGGTAATGACCGGGCCGCCATTGTTGGGCGTGCCGATGGTCAGCGGCAGGTGCGTAGGCAGGCCGAACGGGCCGTTGGCGCGCGCACTGCCCAGCGGATGCTGCCACAGCACTTTCTGGGTGTGCATGTCGATGGCGGTGATCATGCCATAGGGCGGACGGTTGCACATCATGCCCGTATATTCATCCCAGAACGGCGAGACCACGATGCCGTAAGGCGTTTCCGCCATGGCGCCAGCACCTTCCGCGCCACCGCCACCGGGCTTGAAGTTGGGGTCATCCACCGGCATCAGGCCAAGCTTGTCGGCCTTCTTGCGGCTGACCAGCTGGTCATACATCGGCGTGTTGTTCCAGTTGGCGATCAGGATGCCGGTCTTCTCGTCATAGGCCACGCTGCCCCAGTCCGAGCCACCGTTATAGCCCGGATATTCCAGCCAGGGCTTGTCGATGCTGGGCGGGGTGAACTCACCCACGTAATGCGCACGGCGGTATTTCAGGCGGCAGTAAAGCTGATCGATCGGCGACATGCCCCACATGTCGGATTCCTTGAGCGGGGCAAAGCCAAGACGCGGCATGCCAACCGACCAGGGCTGCGTGGGCGAGCGCGTATCACCCGGCACCATGCCCGGCGAGGGCGCGGGCCGTTCTTCAACCGGCAGCACCGGGTCACCCGTGCGGCGGTCAAGCACAAAGGTCTGGCCACGCTTGGTGGGCATGATCAGGGCCGGAACCGTCGAACCATCGGGCTTGGTGAAGTCCATCAGCGTGGGCTGGGAGCCGATGTCGTAGTCCCACACATCCTTGTGCACGGTCTGGAACACCCAGCGCGGCTCGCCGGTCTTCACGTCAATCGCCACGACAGCGGAGGAAACCTTGTTTTCTTCCGGGCTACGCATGGCGCTGTAGTAATCAGCCGCCGAGTTGCCGGTGGGCACGTAAACCAGCCCCAGGGCGTTATCGCCGATCATGGCGGCCCAGGAGTTGGGGGTGCCGCGGCTGTAATGCTCGCCTTCCTTCGGCTCGCCATGTTCATGCGGGCGGTTGACATCCCATGCCCACAGGAAGCGTCCGGTCTCAGCATCATACCCGCGGATCACGCCCGAGGGTGCCCAGCGGCGCTGGCCGTCGAGAATTTCCTGGTTGGTGATGATCGCGCCATTGACGATGGGCGGCGGCGCGGTCTCGGCCACGAAGCCGGGCACCGATTCACCCATGCCCTTCATCAGGTTGACCATGCCGTGCCAGCCAAAGCCTTCGCACACCTTGCCGTCCTCGCTGTCCACCTCGATCAGGCGCTCATCCAGCGTGGCTTCAAGAATGCGGTGATGGCAGTGCTCGCCTTCCGGCACGGTGGATGAGGTGTAATACACCACCGCCTTACACGCCGCCGTGTAGGGAATGCTCTCGTATTTCTCGTTGGCGTGGAAATGCCAGATTTCCTTGCCGGTAGCAGGGTCGATGCGCATCATGTCGTTCAGCGCGGAACACATGTACAGACCGTCACCAACCTTGATGGGCGTGGTCTCGGCAGCCCATTTGTTGGTCTGCCCCGGCCCCGGCTTGCTGCCGGTGTGGTAGATGAAGGCACGCTTGAGGTGGCCGATATTGGCTGGCGTGATCTGGTCAAGCGGCGAGAAGCGGGTTGCCTTGTCATCGCGCCCATAGCCAGGCCAGTCATCATGCGCGGGGTTGGCCGTGACCTGGTCCACCATGGGGGTTGCTTCGCTAGGCTCGGCGGGCGGCCCGTCGGGAATGTTGGCAGCGTTCACACCAGGAGACTGCGGCGCATTGGGCGAAGGCGGCGAGAACGCATCGCTCGGCGGCGTGGGCGTGCCGGGCGAAACCGTGGCGTTGCCATTACCGGGCGGCTGATCGGCAGGGGGCACCTGTGCGAGGGCCACGGAACCAGCGGTGCCTGCAATAATGGTGGCGCCAAGCAGCAGGGTGCGGAGCATGGGGGTGTTGGCGGACATTATGCGACCTCCCGCACGGATGTTGAGTGGGCATTTTCCATGCGGCGCAGGGCGGGCAGGCACAGCAGCACGGCAATGGCAAGGATGGTCGGCCCAAACACGCGGGGCAGCAGGCCCCAGCCATCAAACCCGACCTCCCAGAAGGCCCACAGCCATGTCACGCCAACAGCGGCCAGATACAGCATGGCCCCCATGGCCCGGCCCATGGCCATGAGCACGCCAGCGAGTGTTACGGCTATGCCAATAATGACATAATACCAGGAGCCACCCAGAAACACGAGTTCGGCACCCATGTAAGCAAGGGGCAGCCCCAGAAGAACGATGACAACCGCAAGACCCAGGATCGCCCACGCGGCGGGGGTCTGCGGCTTTATGAAAGCTGACATGATGGATATTCCTCCAGTATCATGTAACGGAAACTAATCCCGTTAATATCGAGCATGAAAAAACTTAATCGTGAGGTTGGTAACGGATTTATTATAATTGTATCAATAGCTACAGTAATCCGCCAAAAAAACGGCTGACTCATGCCGCTTCTGGCAACCTGCCCTGCAAGATGAGCGTAGTGGAGAAATATTTTTTACTTAACACCCCCTCCAGAGGAAACCATTACGGTTCTACCGTAAAACTACCGGGCAGGCATTGGCTGCATCGACGGGTCATGCTTATGGCTGAAGCGCGGAGTATGTAAACGGGGCCGAGGCGGTATGATGCAAATAAATCTGCCTTAAAAACCGGCGTTATAAATACTTTCTTTTTCGTTGATATCCGTAAGCCAGATGGGGGAGATTAAGGCCCATGGCAGGTTTATATGCGGGCGTGATGGAGCGCTGACCTTAATATATGGTGCGACACGCTCCTTTATAATGAGCGCAACGGCACTCTTTTCACTACTCTGAGTTATGGCTGCACATCTCATACCAGCAAAGCAGGCACCGTGCCTGTCAGGCTGGCACGCGGCATCCCAATACCGTCAGTTCGTGACCGAATGAGTATGGGTGGCATGGACCCACAATAGCAAATCAAAAGTACCGAACAATTATTGCGCCAGCATAATCGGTCCCTCCATGCGGCATGTCAGTACAGACGCAATGGAAAAACTGCCCGAACAGTATCATGTCCTTTCTGGAAGAAAATGTAGATACATTCGCACAGGCGACATGGCATCTGCCCGCTTATGCCGCAACAGAGCACTTCCGGGCACAAACCATACCGGTTCTGCTGCATATCGCACGAGGCACGGCAGTGCCCGACAGGGTGCGGATTGTATTTTGCTTCAACAACTGATCCGGTTGCTCCTGTTGCCAATACGGCCCGAGACCATGCCAACCATCAGGCTGGCATATGGCCTGCTGGCTTCAGATCAGCATTATCTATGTACGTACATATATAGACAATGACAGACCTGTCCACCATCATGCGCTGCCATGTCAGGCAGCCTGCCGGGGCAGAAGATCATGCAGCGTGGTCTGGTCCAGCACATCAAGGAAAGCCGTAAGCGAACGGGCCAGCAGATGACGCAGGCGGCACATATCGGCAAGCACGCAGGCCTGACCGTATTCTGGCTCGCAGGCTTTCATGGAGAGCATGTCCGCCTCCATCATGCGCACGATGTCACCTATAATGATTTCATGCGGCATGCGCGGCAGTTCCAGCCCCCCTGCCCGGCCCCGACGGGTATCGACAACCCCGTTGGTAGAGAGCCGGTTGACCACCTTGACGAGGTGATTATGGGAAATGCCATGATTTTCGGAAATCTCATGCACGGAAACGCGCCGACCAGGGTTTTGTCCCAGATAAACCAGAACACGAATGGCATAGTCGGTATGAAGGGTCAGACGCATGGTATCTGGGCTCTGGCTCCCTGTCTTGTAAAGGCCGCCTGCGTGATGCAGCAGGAGACGGTAGGCCAAGGCGACGGCGTGCGGGGCATGATGTTCCTGTTATTACACTATGTGGGCCAAATTCCTCATGCCACACCAAAAAAGACCTGTGCCGTCCTTATTGCAACCGGAAAATACGGTCTTTCCACAATATAAATAAATATTATCTTATCATAAGCAAAAGTTATCATGGCATGGCATGAATCATGTCAATACGCGCGATTTTCCAACCTCATGCGCATCGAATTTCCGAAAATTCACAGGTCTTCAGCCTGCCTGCATGGGCCTTATTTACAGTTTTTTAGGCTCATGCAGAATATCATGCAGCGTAATGCGATCGAGCACCGACATGAAGGCATTGACCGATTTGGCAAACAGTCCGCGCAGGCGGCATGCATCCGTCAATACGCAGGCCTGCCCGTTTTCAGGATTACAGGACACAATTTCGCCCATATCCACCTCCATAAGACGGACGATGTCACCAATAATGATCTGGTGCGGCGCACCAGCGAGTTCCAGCCCGCCACTACGTCCGCGCCGCGCCAGAATGACACCGTTGCTCGACAGACGGTTCACCACTTTGACCAGATGATTCTGGGAAATGCGGTGCGTCAGGGCAATCTCCTGAATCGCAACCCGTCTGCCTGGGTTCTGACCAAGGTAGATGAGGGTCCGAATGGAGTAATCGGTGTAAAGAGTAAGGCGCATGGCGTGTCATGACGCCTGTAGCGTGATCTCGGTATGATCTGGCGCAATGATGTGCTCCGCAAGAACAAGATTCGCGGCAGAAATCGGGGGAGAAATGTAAAAACCCTGAATCCGGTCCGCGCCGATCTCGTGCAGCATGTCCATCTGGCCTTTTGTTTCCACCCCGCTCACGGTCACGCTCAACCCGAATGCATGGGCCAGACCAACCAGATGCGCCATAACGTCACGGGTCTGCTGGTTGGTTTCAATGTCTTGTACCAGCCTGCGTGATATTTTGGCCTGCGTGAAAGAAATCGTGCGCAGGACCGAGATTGGTAGCATCGCCAGCCCGAAATCATCCAGCGTCAGTTGAAAGCCAAGCTCGCTCAGTTCCTGCAGGCGCTGCAGCACGCGGTCAGAGCGCCTGCCAGCCAGCACACTTTCCGATACTTCCAGCACGTAATCGGATGCCTTGCCCCCCTGCCGCTTTATTTCAGCTTCAAGGTCATTCTGGAAGCCGATATTAAGCAGGTCCAGCCGCGAGAGATTGATGGTCAGGTTGGGATAGGCGCCCAGGCTTGTATTCCACATCCGCATGTCATTTTGGAATGACTTGACCAGACGCGGGCTCATGACCTGGGCCAGGGCGGCATCGAGGAACACATCGCGGAAGCTTTCCGCCGCCAGCAGGCCGCGCTGCGGGTGGTGCCAGCGCAGCAGCGCCTCGATCTGATCGCACTTGCCGGTGCTGAAGTTCATGATCGGCTGATAGTAAAGCTCGAACTGGTCCTTCTGTACCCCGTCACGCGCATCATTGAGGATCTGGGCCCGCTCCAGCGCATGCTGGTGCAGGGCAATGTCAAACATGCGCGCCTGGTGGCCACCCGCTCGCTTGGCAGCATAAAGCGCGATATCGGCATTCTTCTGTAGTGATTCAGCACTTTCCTGGCTGGCGATGGGGCTGACCCCGATGCTGCCCGACACGTTGACCATGGTGTTGCCCACCTCGATCGGCGCTTCAAGCTCGGCCAACAGTTTCTCCAGTATGAGAGAAAGCGGATATTTGTGCAGCGTATGGTTGAGGATGAGTGCAAACTCATCGCCCCCCAGCCGACAGACCGCATCTTCAGGGTGAACAAGGGCCAGAAGGCGCTTGGAAATCACCTTCAGCACCACATCGCCCGCATGGTGGCCATGAATGTCGTTGATCTGCTTGAAGCCATCGAGATCGAACATGACCAGCATGATATCGCGGGTAATGTTCTGCGCCTTCTCCTCCACCGCAGTCTGAAGCACGTTGTTGAAACCACCACGGTTGAACAGACCCGTCAGCGGGTCGGTCGCGGCAAGCGACTTGAGCCGATCACGGGTGTTCATGAGTTCGGTAATCTCGAACCGGGTTGCGACATACCCCTCTACCGCGCCAAGCGAATTATGCTTGGGCATGATGGTGGTCGCCACCCAGTACAGCGTGCCATCCTTGGCCCGGTTGCAGATATTGCCGCGCCATACCTCCCCACCCCGGATGGTGCGGTACATCTGCCTGAAAAAGCTCGCATCATGGTAGCCGGAATTGACGATGCGATGCGTTGCCCCCAGCAGCTCTTCACGCGGGTAGCGGCTGATATCGCAAAAGCGGTCATTCACATAGGTAATCACACCGCGCACATCGGTAATGGCCACGATCAGGACATTGTCCACCACATCGGCCCAGAAATCCGAATCCTGGTGGGTCAGCGCGCGCAGGCGATCATCGTGCTTGAGTGACATGGCATATGGCTCCATCTATCTCGTAGCGGATCAGGACTTTGCAGGGCTTGCAGCGGCAGGACTGGCGGCAGGCGCAGCTTCTTTCTTGCTGCTGCTCTCGGGTTTGCCCTCTTTCTTGGCGCGGGCTGCATCGATTTCACGAATGACGGCAGGCGCTCCGCCACGGCGCACCCAGGCTTCCAGATCCTGCGGTGCCAGCGGCTTGGCGAACAGGTAGCCCTGCATCACGTCGCAGTTCAGCTTTTCCAGCAGGTCGCGCTGCTGTTCGGTCTCGACGCCTTCGGTCACGACCGTCATGCCCAGCCGCGAGCCGATGCCGATCACCGCCATGGTTACGGCCTGGGCATTGGTGTCATATTCAAAATCGTTGATGAAGCTGCGGTCGATCTTGATCTCGGTCAGCGGCAGACGCGTGAGCCGCGAGAGCGATGAATACCCCGTGCCGAAATCATCCATAGACAGGCCGCAGCCGATATTGCGGATCGACTGGAGCACTTCCTCGGTGTCGCGGCTGTTATCCATCATCACGCTTTCGGTAATTTCCACCGTCAGGCGCGCGGGCTTGAGGTTATGCTCCTTGAGCAGGGCGGCGATATGCTCGGGCAGCGCGCGATTGCGGAAATGCACGGCAGACAGGTTCACAGCCACGGTGGGCACATGCACGCCGTCGCGGTCCCATTTCACGATCTGGCGGCACGCCTCGAGCAGCGACCAGCGGCCAATGGCCTCGATTTGGCCGGTCTCCTCCGCCACGGCAATGAAGCGCGAGGGGAAGATGTTGCCAAGGTGCGGATGGTGCCAGCGCGACAGGGCCTCCACACCGCTAAGTTCGAGCGTGTGGGTGCGCACCTGCGGCTGATAGTGCAACTGCAGCATGCCCTGTGCCAGCGAATCACGCAGCGCCGAGCCCAGCACCAGCCGGTCCTGCGCCACCTGATTCTTTTCCAGATTGGCGAAGCGGAAGATGCCGCGCCCGTCTTCCTTCGCCTGACGCATGGCGGTATCGGCATGGCTGAGCAGGGATTCGCTGTCGGGCCCGTTGGCGGGGAAGGTGCTGATGCCGATCGAGCACGAGATCGACAGCGTGTTCTGCCCGATCTGGAGCGGGCGGCCAATAGTTTCGAGCAGCTTGTGGGCGATTTCCTCGATCTGCTTGCCTTCGCAATCGGGCACCACCACCACGAACTCATCGCCGCCCGAGCGGCTGAGCACGTAATCCTCCTTGGCGATGGAGCGGATGCGCCCTGCGATCTCGACAAGGAACTGGTCGGCATAGACATGACCAAGTGCATCATTGATATCGCGGAAACGGTCGATATCGAGCATGAAAATGGCCAGCGTGCGGTTACCGGGCTGGGCGATGATGTCTTCCATCACGCGATGCAGCGCACCACGGTTGAGCAGGCCGGTCAGGCTGTCATAGCGGGCAAGCTGGGTCAGGTGGGTCTTGGTGGCATGCTGCTCCAGCGCCAGCGCGCAGAAGGGCAGGCACGCGCCCACAAGACGCTGCGGCCATGCGCCAAGCTGGTTGGGCTCACGCAGGTAAAGCGCGAAAATGCCTGTCACCCGCCCGTCACCGGCCATGACGGGTGCTGCATAGCACGACTGCAGCCCCAACGAGCGGCACATGGACTGATAATTATCCCACACCAGGCGACCGGTATAGGAAGCATTGGCCTTGAGCTTCTCCACATCAGAAGGTGACGGCACGGTGGTTTCAAGCGCATTGCGGATGCGCGGCGGCAGCGCGGAGGTGCAGATCACCCGCCAGGGCTGCGCATCATCAAGCACCAGCAGGGCCGCGACCGAATTGGGCACGAAGGCCTCGACCTTGCGGCAGATCAGCTCGCCAATATCCTGAATCAGCATGTCGCTGGCCAGCGCCTGCAGCACGTCGTTCTGCAGGATCAGGATCTTGCGCCGCTGGCTCTCCTCCGTGACGTTCTTCATCACGCCCATGTAGTAGGTGAGCCGCTTGTCCCCCTGCCCGATCTGCACCTTGGAGAGCGAAAGCTCGCCGCAGATATATTCCCCATCGGCGCGGGTGAATTCCACCTCGCGCGATGTGCCGACAATGCGGTTATGCCCGGTCTCGCGGTTGCGGTCGATGTAGCGGTCATGCTCATGGCGCAGGCGCATGGGCACCAGGCAGTCGACATTGCGGCCGATCACATCGGCCCGGGGAATGCCCCACAGGGCTTCCGCCGCCTGATTATAGAAGATGATCTCGTTTTCCTGCCCGATGATGACAGTTGCATCAATGGCCTGCTCAAGGGCGGGAAGAAGGATTTCTGTGGTGAGGGCTGTGATATCGGGCATCGTCGTGCGGTCTTTCTTAGCTGTCATTCGGAGTGGGCCACGATCGCCCGCAAGCGGTCAGGGTCGAGAATATGGATGGCGCGCCGTTCGCGGGAGATAAGCTGCTCCCGCTGGAAGGCACTGAGCAGGCGGCTGACAGTCTCGGTGGTCAGACCTAGGAAATCGGCCATGTCCGCGCGTGAGATGGCCGGGTCAACGGGCCAGAGTTCACCCGGCCCCATGCGCATGCCCTGACCGAGCAGGAATGTGGCGAGGCGCTCGCGCGCGGTCTGGCGGCCAAGCATGAGCAGCCGGTTATGCAGGCTGACGAGCAACTGGCGGGCGGAATGAAGCGAAGCCGCGCACGCGCCGGGCGATGTTTCATGCAGACGGCTCATATAGGGCGCTGGCACGCATACAACCTGTAGTGTACGCATGGCTTCGGCGCTGTAATGATAGTGGGCGCAGGGATAGGCGGGGAGCACATCGCCTTTATGGGCAAAACCGATAATCTGTCTCCGCCCGTCAGGCAGGGATTTAAAAAGACGCGCGCCTCCAGCCACCACATGGAAATGCATGCTGGCGGGCATATCTTCCGTCATGAATTCCTGACGTTCGGAAAATGTCCGTTTCGCTCCGTCAGAAGACAGAGATGGCTGCACAAGAGACATGTTAATTTTTTTCTGTTCTCAACGCGATTACGAATGATCTCATTAATGACATACTTTCGCCATAAGTTAATTTGTAAAAAAAATACAGAATATACGATACCGATTCCTGTTTATTCCTGACAGTTTATACTTTCAGTTAACGGTCAACAGGATACCAGACCGTATAATGTAAGTGTCCACAATGGATCGGGACTTCGCTTACCCTGTCGCAATACCCCTTGGGGCATGACACGGCGCCTCCTGCCCAGATCGTGAACAGACACACCTGTCCGTGCCTCTGTCACCCGATCCGTATCGCGCACGCCATGCCATGAGCATGGCTGCGTTATCACTGATTCCGATCATCGCGGTTGGACTGCTACCCTCTGTCAGGAGGATATAGTCTCATCCGCCTGAAGCAACCGGAGGTTGCTTTTGCCTTCTCCTGTCAGGCCCGGGCGGGAAATCACCCGTTATCCGGCACCTGGTGGGTTGCCTCGCCTGTATGCCGCAGGGCGTGTGGGCCCCGTGGCGTTCTGTCGTCCCCTGGCCTGTCTGGCCGGGAGCGTGGCCGTGCACACCCGCGTGGTCAGCGTGCAACGGACCGGACACGCCTGTCAGCGCGCCGTCATGCCCTGCTGGCGGGAAGCAAACAGCCATGATGTCGGGCCACGTGGCCCATGACCGGCAGGCAGTTCATTCCCCTCCATCATGGCGTAACCATGAGCCTTCAATCTCATGGTGATAATTTAAGATTTTATGAAAGTTTTCAGGAATTCCCAAAATATAAAATATAGGACATATAATATGCATCTTATTGAAAAGTCCGGGAATTTTTTATGAAATTCGCGAAAAACCGCCATAATTTTAAAATCGTATCGCAGCGGTCTTTTTTTTAAACAACAGGACGTGAACGGTCTCCTATCCGCCCCTGCCGCTCACTTCCGGCCAGATGCGCCGGTGGGCAGGCCCGTGAGAATCATGGCCGTGGTGGGGCGGGTGGCTGCAACATAAAGCAGTTGCTGCGCTTCAAGCACATTGGTGGCGGCGCGGCGGCTGATATCGCCCACATCCACGAACACACGGCCAAACGTACTGCCCTGCGCGGTATGCACGGTCATGGCGTAAACCGCCTGGAGCCGCCCGATGTTGCGGCGGAACACAAAGCGATGCTGCCAACGCGCGCGCTCAAGGGCGGCCTCGCGCTTCAGGCGCTGCTCGATCGCCCCCATATCCGCGCCGGGGCGCAGGATGGCTACCGGCGTTTCATCGCCCGCGAGGGTGCGCAGCACCACATCATACACCGGCAGTTCCGTGGTCCAGCCAGGCACCTTTGAGGTGGCGGGAAAGGCATGACGCAGCACGCCGGGGCGGATATCCGCAATTTCCGCCTCCTCGTTGGTGGCCACCATCACGCGCCGGCCTTCCACATCCATGACCGGAACGCGGGCAATCACGCGCTCGCCCACCACAAAGGGCATGGGCGTCTCGCCCCCGTGCACCCATCGGCGCACGGTGCGGTTGACGGCATCGACCCGCGCATTGGTCCAGCACAGGTAGCGGAACGCATCGCTATCGGCCTTAAAGGCATCGGATGTAAAAGCGCGCTGCATCCATGCCTCGGGCGTGCGTGGCACGAACAGGCCCGCGCCCTCATGGTGGCTGGCGCGGCACC
This is a stretch of genomic DNA from Komagataeibacter xylinus. It encodes these proteins:
- a CDS encoding NAD(P)H-dependent oxidoreductase; protein product: MKNILLLNGGKKFAHSHGRLNDTLQAVAAQTLAAAGFALRQTKIDSGYDIEEEVQNFLWADLVIYQMPGWWMGAPWIVKKYMDEVFTAGHGVLYANDGRSRAHPERKYGSGGLLHGKHYMLSLTWNAPEAAFVDPAQFFEGRGIDAVYFPFHKANEFLALSALPTFLATDVIKNPSIEADIERYRAHLADVLGFTLP
- a CDS encoding pyrroloquinoline quinone-dependent dehydrogenase, translated to MLRTLLLGATIIAGTAGSVALAQVPPADQPPGNGNATVSPGTPTPPSDAFSPPSPNAPQSPGVNAANIPDGPPAEPSEATPMVDQVTANPAHDDWPGYGRDDKATRFSPLDQITPANIGHLKRAFIYHTGSKPGPGQTNKWAAETTPIKVGDGLYMCSALNDMMRIDPATGKEIWHFHANEKYESIPYTAACKAVVYYTSSTVPEGEHCHHRILEATLDERLIEVDSEDGKVCEGFGWHGMVNLMKGMGESVPGFVAETAPPPIVNGAIITNQEILDGQRRWAPSGVIRGYDAETGRFLWAWDVNRPHEHGEPKEGEHYSRGTPNSWAAMIGDNALGLVYVPTGNSAADYYSAMRSPEENKVSSAVVAIDVKTGEPRWVFQTVHKDVWDYDIGSQPTLMDFTKPDGSTVPALIMPTKRGQTFVLDRRTGDPVLPVEERPAPSPGMVPGDTRSPTQPWSVGMPRLGFAPLKESDMWGMSPIDQLYCRLKYRRAHYVGEFTPPSIDKPWLEYPGYNGGSDWGSVAYDEKTGILIANWNNTPMYDQLVSRKKADKLGLMPVDDPNFKPGGGGAEGAGAMAETPYGIVVSPFWDEYTGMMCNRPPYGMITAIDMHTQKVLWQHPLGSARANGPFGLPTHLPLTIGTPNNGGPVITAGGLIFVAATTDNMIHAFDIHTGKEVWNDVLPGGGQATPMTYEYKGKQYVAIMAGGHHFMMTPVTDDLVVYALDNVN
- a CDS encoding glycerol dehydrogenase, which encodes MSAFIKPQTPAAWAILGLAVVIVLLGLPLAYMGAELVFLGGSWYYVIIGIAVTLAGVLMAMGRAMGAMLYLAAVGVTWLWAFWEVGFDGWGLLPRVFGPTILAIAVLLCLPALRRMENAHSTSVREVA
- a CDS encoding Rrf2 family transcriptional regulator, with the translated sequence MRLTLHTDYAIRVLVYLGQNPGRRVSVHEISENHGISHNHLVKVVNRLSTNGVVDTRRGRAGGLELPRMPHEIIIGDIVRMMEADMLSMKACEPEYGQACVLADMCRLRHLLARSLTAFLDVLDQTTLHDLLPRQAA
- a CDS encoding Rrf2 family transcriptional regulator — translated: MRLTLYTDYSIRTLIYLGQNPGRRVAIQEIALTHRISQNHLVKVVNRLSSNGVILARRGRSGGLELAGAPHQIIIGDIVRLMEVDMGEIVSCNPENGQACVLTDACRLRGLFAKSVNAFMSVLDRITLHDILHEPKKL
- a CDS encoding bifunctional diguanylate cyclase/phosphodiesterase; translated protein: MSLKHDDRLRALTHQDSDFWADVVDNVLIVAITDVRGVITYVNDRFCDISRYPREELLGATHRIVNSGYHDASFFRQMYRTIRGGEVWRGNICNRAKDGTLYWVATTIMPKHNSLGAVEGYVATRFEITELMNTRDRLKSLAATDPLTGLFNRGGFNNVLQTAVEEKAQNITRDIMLVMFDLDGFKQINDIHGHHAGDVVLKVISKRLLALVHPEDAVCRLGGDEFALILNHTLHKYPLSLILEKLLAELEAPIEVGNTMVNVSGSIGVSPIASQESAESLQKNADIALYAAKRAGGHQARMFDIALHQHALERAQILNDARDGVQKDQFELYYQPIMNFSTGKCDQIEALLRWHHPQRGLLAAESFRDVFLDAALAQVMSPRLVKSFQNDMRMWNTSLGAYPNLTINLSRLDLLNIGFQNDLEAEIKRQGGKASDYVLEVSESVLAGRRSDRVLQRLQELSELGFQLTLDDFGLAMLPISVLRTISFTQAKISRRLVQDIETNQQTRDVMAHLVGLAHAFGLSVTVSGVETKGQMDMLHEIGADRIQGFYISPPISAANLVLAEHIIAPDHTEITLQAS
- a CDS encoding EAL domain-containing protein; the protein is MPDITALTTEILLPALEQAIDATVIIGQENEIIFYNQAAEALWGIPRADVIGRNVDCLVPMRLRHEHDRYIDRNRETGHNRIVGTSREVEFTRADGEYICGELSLSKVQIGQGDKRLTYYMGVMKNVTEESQRRKILILQNDVLQALASDMLIQDIGELICRKVEAFVPNSVAALLVLDDAQPWRVICTSALPPRIRNALETTVPSPSDVEKLKANASYTGRLVWDNYQSMCRSLGLQSCYAAPVMAGDGRVTGIFALYLREPNQLGAWPQRLVGACLPFCALALEQHATKTHLTQLARYDSLTGLLNRGALHRVMEDIIAQPGNRTLAIFMLDIDRFRDINDALGHVYADQFLVEIAGRIRSIAKEDYVLSRSGGDEFVVVVPDCEGKQIEEIAHKLLETIGRPLQIGQNTLSISCSIGISTFPANGPDSESLLSHADTAMRQAKEDGRGIFRFANLEKNQVAQDRLVLGSALRDSLAQGMLQLHYQPQVRTHTLELSGVEALSRWHHPHLGNIFPSRFIAVAEETGQIEAIGRWSLLEACRQIVKWDRDGVHVPTVAVNLSAVHFRNRALPEHIAALLKEHNLKPARLTVEITESVMMDNSRDTEEVLQSIRNIGCGLSMDDFGTGYSSLSRLTRLPLTEIKIDRSFINDFEYDTNAQAVTMAVIGIGSRLGMTVVTEGVETEQQRDLLEKLNCDVMQGYLFAKPLAPQDLEAWVRRGGAPAVIREIDAARAKKEGKPESSSKKEAAPAASPAAASPAKS
- a CDS encoding Crp/Fnr family transcriptional regulator — its product is MSLVQPSLSSDGAKRTFSERQEFMTEDMPASMHFHVVAGGARLFKSLPDGRRQIIGFAHKGDVLPAYPCAHYHYSAEAMRTLQVVCVPAPYMSRLHETSPGACAASLHSARQLLVSLHNRLLMLGRQTARERLATFLLGQGMRMGPGELWPVDPAISRADMADFLGLTTETVSRLLSAFQREQLISRERRAIHILDPDRLRAIVAHSE
- a CDS encoding ATP-dependent RecD-like DNA helicase, producing the protein MSRTVLTACQERALAEILAARGVSATHLLTGYAGTGKTTLMQQVARALHRQGANVVFTAATHKATAVLKARVGKLAPCRTIHNVLSLQPGAQDGREVLQRADRPEPITADVIIIDECSMVGSELMRWVRDLVPDRFVLFVGDPAQLPPVGEAISPSFAIRSASHLETVVRQAADNPLVAAATAIRESQGGPLDWSWCRASHHEGAGLFVPRTPEAWMQRAFTSDAFKADSDAFRYLCWTNARVDAVNRTVRRWVHGGETPMPFVVGERVIARVPVMDVEGRRVMVATNEEAEIADIRPGVLRHAFPATSKVPGWTTELPVYDVVLRTLAGDETPVAILRPGADMGAIEQRLKREAALERARWQHRFVFRRNIGRLQAVYAMTVHTAQGSTFGRVFVDVGDISRRAATNVLEAQQLLYVAATRPTTAMILTGLPTGASGRK